From a single Bacillus pseudomycoides DSM 12442 genomic region:
- a CDS encoding GNAT family N-acetyltransferase — MTSLKNVLELDFAYLETFTSRIEKSWGSIFCNESNPYYYDANHAHVSVVSLNPQMIVDEVVHFYKTKNIVPRFYIYNLDMQEKLISELQIKNFGFEELISPVQLWNKKLTKKDKNEKVTIEEVSELNFEEALDIECSIKELGGEVRKKAFQDEFQHPAFTHYLLRYNGVACSIACIFEHEKQARMESVATIEKFRGKGLIGELIHFIQSEVMNRGLDNLWVIPINETVEKVYEKYGFETVEKIKTGHAFLEGKSIKEIHEG, encoded by the coding sequence ATGACTAGTTTAAAAAATGTTCTTGAACTTGATTTTGCATATCTTGAAACCTTTACTAGCCGAATAGAGAAATCATGGGGTTCTATATTTTGTAATGAAAGTAACCCATATTATTATGATGCAAATCATGCACATGTAAGTGTAGTAAGTTTAAATCCACAAATGATAGTAGATGAAGTAGTCCATTTCTATAAGACTAAAAATATAGTACCTAGATTTTATATATACAACTTAGATATGCAAGAAAAACTGATTTCTGAATTACAAATAAAGAATTTTGGATTTGAAGAATTAATAAGTCCAGTCCAATTATGGAATAAGAAATTAACTAAAAAAGATAAAAATGAAAAAGTTACTATTGAAGAGGTATCTGAATTAAATTTTGAAGAAGCTTTAGATATTGAATGTAGTATAAAAGAGTTAGGAGGCGAAGTTAGAAAAAAAGCTTTTCAAGATGAATTCCAACATCCAGCATTCACTCACTATCTACTTAGATACAATGGAGTAGCATGTTCCATCGCTTGTATTTTTGAACATGAAAAACAGGCCCGAATGGAAAGTGTAGCTACAATTGAAAAGTTTAGAGGTAAAGGGTTAATAGGTGAACTTATTCACTTTATTCAAAGTGAAGTAATGAATAGAGGACTAGATAATCTTTGGGTGATTCCAATTAACGAAACAGTAGAAAAAGTGTATGAAAAGTATGGATTTGAAACAGTAGAAAAAATTAAAACGGGACATGCGTTTTTAGAAGGGAAAAGTATTAAAGAAATTCACGAGGGATAG
- a CDS encoding MrcB family domain-containing protein gives MLDQLIIEFAKVTNQVNDIHTSKSYLIIKTDDEGLYVETELLREKYQGGEESHPYFMVTFETLQQAWQKFINIRTVTSEDFGQVSEHSAFLIAFFSQLPFVNVTDSKSITLKEFRTDDLPCEQYHKVITFLEEVIDNTYDPKDLSHQIDGNLYRVKSRGRQDLRLLGFLDEAHEINRALLNEYIESKNKDAFIRNLILKQEYFQIALFVLELLNSYSKAEKKAVLVNLGMTIVRNSRGDNLMVESVAKERTHNLLMWLEKVGLINERWVPVEQYLKGNDEEDDNMNSNLREKFLTVMYEYLEARTEKFAGHKLGSVVRNEMTTEVTRLSFIDHNQYIVTGSVGQGNWAAVPWLAIMNKDITTSTQRGYYIVYLFSEDMKQLYLTMAQGVTETSKEEMEKIKSEIRQHIQMSKKIKKDDDIFLGTSPKAKGYANSTAAYIPYDVEQMPSEAELVEDLKEMLRYYEGYIAFREKGTNRAVIHEEKKEMDLNGKEIVDHVSSYMKSKGFYYDKQDIINFFLSLKTKPFVILSGISGTGKTKIVQWFAESLGATEENGQFTLIPVRPDWSDSSDLLGYVNIQGEFQERPLIQVLEKAAENPDKPYFVVLDEMNLARVEYYFSDFLSVIESRKWEGREIVTSAVLPESIVGKRITIPSNVYVIGTVNMDETTHPLSKKVLDRANTIEFNQVKLDSFEFLMDVEEVQGKCVSNHSLTATFLHLKECFQLNKDLVKEVSHILIEVNKIFEPIGAQVGYRIRDEICFYMAYNEKSELLSFDEALDYQIYQKILPRIAGSDGRTEEALKKLYTLCTNQEFDNEDMMSYAKYPRSAKKLSHMLRRFEYDGFTSFWI, from the coding sequence ATGTTGGACCAACTCATAATTGAATTCGCTAAAGTAACCAATCAAGTTAATGACATACACACTAGTAAATCTTATTTGATTATAAAGACAGATGATGAAGGACTATACGTTGAAACAGAACTTTTACGTGAGAAGTACCAAGGAGGAGAAGAATCACATCCATATTTTATGGTAACTTTTGAAACTCTCCAGCAAGCTTGGCAAAAATTCATAAATATACGTACGGTAACGAGTGAAGATTTTGGACAAGTAAGTGAACACAGTGCTTTTTTGATTGCTTTCTTTTCACAACTTCCTTTTGTGAATGTAACTGACTCAAAATCTATTACACTTAAAGAATTTCGAACGGATGACTTACCCTGTGAGCAATATCATAAAGTAATCACTTTTTTAGAAGAGGTAATAGATAATACATATGATCCGAAAGATCTTAGTCACCAAATTGATGGGAATTTATATAGAGTGAAATCTCGTGGACGGCAAGATTTGAGATTATTGGGCTTTTTGGATGAAGCTCATGAGATTAATCGGGCTCTATTAAATGAATATATTGAATCAAAAAATAAGGATGCTTTTATTCGAAATTTGATTTTGAAACAGGAATATTTTCAAATTGCTCTATTTGTACTCGAACTTTTAAATAGTTATTCAAAGGCTGAAAAGAAAGCGGTTTTAGTGAATTTAGGAATGACGATCGTTCGAAATTCACGAGGAGATAATTTAATGGTTGAATCAGTAGCCAAGGAACGTACTCATAATTTGTTAATGTGGCTTGAGAAGGTAGGGTTAATTAACGAGAGGTGGGTTCCAGTTGAACAATATTTAAAAGGAAATGATGAAGAGGACGATAATATGAATAGTAACTTACGTGAAAAATTTTTAACTGTTATGTATGAGTATTTAGAGGCAAGAACGGAAAAATTTGCGGGTCATAAACTTGGTTCAGTCGTTCGAAATGAAATGACAACGGAGGTAACTCGTTTATCTTTTATCGATCATAATCAGTACATTGTTACGGGCTCAGTTGGACAAGGGAATTGGGCCGCCGTGCCATGGCTTGCTATCATGAATAAAGACATTACGACATCGACGCAGAGAGGGTATTATATCGTTTATTTATTTAGTGAAGATATGAAGCAATTATATTTAACAATGGCACAAGGAGTAACTGAAACTTCTAAAGAGGAAATGGAAAAGATTAAGTCTGAGATCCGTCAACATATACAAATGTCTAAAAAAATAAAAAAAGATGATGATATTTTCCTTGGTACAAGTCCAAAAGCGAAGGGATATGCCAACTCTACAGCTGCATACATTCCATATGATGTTGAACAAATGCCAAGTGAAGCAGAATTAGTGGAAGATTTAAAAGAAATGCTTCGCTATTATGAGGGATACATTGCCTTTAGAGAGAAAGGAACTAATCGTGCAGTGATTCACGAGGAGAAAAAAGAAATGGATTTGAATGGGAAGGAAATTGTAGATCATGTATCTTCCTATATGAAAAGCAAAGGTTTCTATTACGATAAGCAAGATATTATTAACTTTTTCCTTTCTTTAAAAACGAAGCCCTTTGTTATTTTGTCTGGTATTTCAGGTACGGGGAAAACAAAAATTGTTCAGTGGTTCGCTGAAAGTTTAGGGGCAACTGAAGAAAATGGACAGTTCACGCTTATTCCTGTGCGACCTGATTGGAGCGATAGCTCTGATTTACTTGGCTACGTGAATATTCAAGGTGAATTTCAGGAAAGACCGTTAATTCAAGTTCTTGAAAAAGCTGCAGAGAATCCGGACAAACCTTATTTTGTCGTGCTCGATGAGATGAATCTAGCACGTGTAGAGTACTATTTCAGTGATTTTCTAAGTGTCATTGAAAGCCGAAAATGGGAAGGAAGAGAGATTGTTACATCGGCTGTTCTTCCAGAATCGATTGTTGGGAAACGAATTACGATTCCATCAAATGTGTACGTCATTGGAACTGTCAACATGGATGAAACAACACATCCGTTAAGTAAAAAAGTATTGGATCGTGCGAATACAATTGAATTTAATCAAGTAAAATTAGATTCCTTTGAGTTTTTAATGGATGTAGAAGAAGTACAGGGAAAATGTGTTTCTAATCATTCCTTGACAGCCACGTTTCTACATTTAAAAGAATGCTTTCAGCTCAATAAAGATCTTGTGAAGGAAGTATCTCATATTTTAATCGAAGTTAATAAAATTTTTGAACCGATCGGAGCACAAGTCGGGTATCGGATACGTGACGAAATTTGTTTTTATATGGCTTACAATGAAAAAAGTGAACTATTATCGTTTGACGAGGCGTTAGACTATCAAATATATCAAAAAATCTTACCGCGTATTGCAGGGAGCGATGGGAGAACAGAAGAGGCATTAAAGAAATTATATACGCTATGTACAAATCAAGAGTTTGATAATGAAGATATGATGTCTTATGCGAAGTATCCTCGTTCTGCTAAGAAGCTGTCTCATATGTTAAGGAGGTTCGAGTATGATGGCTTCACCTCTTTCTGGATCTAA
- a CDS encoding PH domain-containing protein: protein MKFKIKQNPIHMIIFLLTIFIFIAMLFIQGTNNIYLSCMILLNIINFLFIYRSTYKITDKSLIIKYYFTNTEIPFEDIQHIKYHGKSLNSQDWSRQRLEIMYGLFNTLTVCVPKKEEEFINLLKNKCPHIQIIDKPIKQ, encoded by the coding sequence ATGAAATTTAAGATTAAACAAAATCCTATTCATATGATTATATTTCTATTAACTATTTTCATTTTTATTGCTATGCTGTTCATACAAGGTACTAATAATATTTACCTAAGTTGTATGATTCTGTTAAACATAATCAATTTTTTATTTATTTACAGATCCACTTATAAAATTACTGACAAATCATTAATTATCAAATATTATTTTACAAATACTGAAATACCTTTTGAAGATATCCAGCATATCAAATACCATGGAAAGTCATTGAATTCACAAGACTGGTCAAGACAACGATTAGAAATTATGTATGGATTATTTAACACTTTGACAGTTTGTGTACCAAAAAAAGAAGAAGAATTCATTAATTTATTAAAAAATAAATGTCCTCACATACAAATAATAGACAAGCCCATTAAACAATAA
- a CDS encoding proline racemase family protein, which yields MKISKIYTTIDAHVAGEPLRIITGGVPEIKGETQLERRAYCMEHLDHLREVLMYEPRGHHGMYGCIITPPASPHADFGVLFMHNEGWSTMCGHGIVAVVTVGIETGMFEVTGEKQKFIIDSPAGEVVAYATYSGNQVESVSFENVPSFVYKKDVPIKIDDYEFQVDIAFGGAFYAVVDSKELGLKVNFKDLSAIQTWGGKIKHYIENQMEVKHPLEEDLKGIYGVIFSDEPNGKDATLRNVTIFADGQVDRSPCGTGTSARLTTLFEKGALQQEESFIHECITDGQFIGEILSVTKVDEYEAIIPKVTGQAFITGFHQFVMDPRDPLKRGFLLA from the coding sequence ATGAAGATTAGTAAAATATACACAACAATTGATGCACACGTAGCGGGGGAACCATTACGTATTATTACAGGCGGAGTGCCGGAGATAAAAGGGGAAACGCAATTAGAAAGAAGAGCTTATTGTATGGAGCACTTGGACCATCTTCGCGAAGTTTTGATGTATGAACCGAGAGGGCATCATGGGATGTATGGTTGTATCATTACGCCGCCGGCAAGTCCTCATGCTGATTTTGGGGTATTGTTTATGCATAATGAGGGCTGGAGTACAATGTGCGGCCATGGAATTGTCGCTGTCGTCACAGTAGGAATTGAAACGGGTATGTTCGAAGTGACGGGTGAAAAACAAAAGTTCATTATTGATAGCCCTGCAGGAGAAGTTGTTGCGTACGCAACATATAGTGGAAACCAAGTGGAATCAGTATCATTTGAAAATGTTCCTTCTTTTGTTTACAAGAAAGATGTTCCTATAAAAATTGATGACTATGAATTTCAAGTGGATATTGCTTTTGGAGGAGCATTTTATGCTGTTGTAGACAGTAAAGAACTTGGTTTGAAAGTGAATTTTAAAGATTTATCAGCTATTCAAACGTGGGGCGGGAAAATAAAACATTACATTGAAAATCAAATGGAAGTAAAACATCCTCTCGAAGAAGATTTAAAGGGAATATATGGCGTTATCTTTTCAGATGAACCAAATGGAAAAGACGCCACTTTACGAAATGTAACCATTTTTGCTGATGGGCAAGTAGATCGTTCTCCTTGTGGCACTGGTACTTCCGCAAGACTTACAACTCTCTTTGAAAAGGGGGCTCTACAGCAGGAAGAAAGTTTCATTCATGAATGTATCACTGACGGACAGTTTATCGGAGAAATATTGTCAGTGACAAAAGTAGATGAATACGAGGCAATTATTCCAAAAGTTACTGGCCAGGCATTTATTACAGGATTCCATCAATTTGTAATGGATCCGAGGGATCCGTTGAAACGAGGGTTTTTATTGGCTTAA
- a CDS encoding sigma-54 interaction domain-containing protein, protein MEQSDTFAIPTLHTLLSSVEEAISIVNTRGIMLYWNEAAEKMYDIKKDDIIGKNVQDFFLEEDIMNLKVLESQQPVRDIYHLPRPDKHVLISTTPIYNKNNELIGSMSVEKDITATIKLNEKLSSTSEELQQLKQQMIQNNRDDPFSNIKGNNLAIQHIIHDMKKVAKTDATILISGESGVGKELFAQAIHEASLRSKKAFIPINCGAIPNALFESELFGYESGAYTGAAKGGKPGKIELADGGTLFLDEVGELPLDMQVKLLRALQEKEIYRIGGQTPKKINVRIIAATNRILEDMVSNGTFRSDLFYRLNVFTACIPPLRERTDDISYLAHHFLKEFSFKYNQSIPFVHQEATKRLHVYSWPGNIRELRNIIERLIVLHEGSEICESDILKLLPQAKSFSEPLSQATLSLTDEKESLEKTRILQTLQKTYGNKSVAAKKLGMSRANLYKKIKKYGITFDKTDI, encoded by the coding sequence ATGGAACAATCTGATACCTTTGCGATTCCTACATTGCATACACTCCTCTCTTCTGTAGAAGAAGCGATTTCTATTGTAAATACGAGAGGGATCATGCTTTATTGGAATGAAGCAGCAGAAAAAATGTATGACATAAAGAAGGACGATATTATTGGAAAGAATGTTCAAGATTTTTTCTTAGAAGAAGATATTATGAATTTAAAAGTTCTTGAGAGTCAGCAACCTGTTCGAGATATTTATCACCTCCCGCGCCCAGATAAGCATGTATTGATTAGCACAACTCCAATTTATAATAAAAACAATGAACTGATTGGTTCTATGTCCGTAGAAAAAGATATTACCGCTACGATCAAATTAAATGAAAAGTTATCCTCTACATCTGAAGAATTGCAGCAACTAAAACAACAAATGATTCAAAATAATAGAGACGATCCCTTCAGCAACATAAAAGGAAACAACTTAGCAATCCAGCACATCATTCATGACATGAAAAAAGTAGCGAAGACAGATGCGACGATTTTGATTAGTGGGGAAAGCGGCGTTGGAAAAGAGCTTTTTGCACAAGCGATCCACGAGGCAAGTTTAAGAAGTAAAAAAGCATTTATTCCGATTAATTGCGGTGCCATTCCTAATGCTTTGTTTGAGAGCGAGTTATTTGGTTATGAATCAGGAGCATATACTGGAGCTGCCAAAGGAGGAAAGCCTGGAAAAATAGAATTAGCAGACGGAGGTACTTTATTTCTAGATGAGGTAGGAGAGCTCCCACTTGATATGCAAGTGAAACTACTTAGAGCGTTACAAGAAAAAGAGATTTATCGAATCGGAGGACAAACACCAAAAAAAATTAACGTCAGAATTATCGCCGCAACGAATCGTATATTAGAAGATATGGTATCGAACGGAACTTTCCGATCTGATTTATTTTATCGGCTTAACGTATTTACTGCCTGCATCCCGCCACTTCGGGAACGAACGGATGATATTTCCTACTTAGCTCATCATTTCTTAAAAGAATTTTCTTTCAAATATAACCAATCAATTCCTTTTGTTCATCAAGAGGCAACGAAGCGATTACATGTATATTCTTGGCCAGGTAACATCCGCGAGTTACGTAATATTATAGAAAGGTTGATTGTTCTTCACGAAGGCAGCGAAATATGCGAATCAGACATTCTCAAGCTACTGCCGCAAGCAAAATCTTTTTCAGAGCCCCTTAGCCAAGCTACGCTTTCACTTACTGACGAAAAAGAAAGTCTAGAGAAAACTCGCATTCTTCAAACCCTGCAAAAGACTTATGGGAATAAAAGCGTTGCGGCGAAAAAATTAGGAATGTCGCGAGCTAATTTGTATAAGAAAATCAAAAAATATGGGATTACTTTTGATAAAACGGATATTTAA
- the pgtP gene encoding phosphoglycerate transporter PgtP, with product MFSFLKPKIATTKIASDQVQKTYRLFRLQSLLGVFFGYIAYYIVRNNFALSTPYLKEQLNLSATEVGLLSSSMLIAYGISKGLMSSIADKANPKRYMALGLLLCAMVNIMMGFSTAFWMFAVLVVLNGFFQGMGVGPSFITIANWFPRKERGTVGAIWNISHNIGGGIVAPIVGVSFAMLGSNHWQAANYQVPAAIAIVIAMVILTLIKGSPVSEGLPPLSEIIKDEPDSKMQQRADSKPPVDMNAWQIFRNYVLFNKNAWFVSLVDVFVYMVRFGIISWLPIYLLNVKHFTKEEMSVAFLFFEWAAIPSTLLAGYLSDKLFKGHRMPPAIIAMTLIFICIIGYWQSTSLHWVTIFAAIIGCLIYIPQFLASVQTMEVVPPFAVGSAVGLRGFMSYILGASLGTTLFGVMVDKVGWNGGFYVLLAATVCCIICCILTHRGAKEFNKKQVLQS from the coding sequence ATGTTCTCATTTTTGAAACCTAAAATCGCTACTACAAAAATAGCATCAGACCAGGTTCAAAAAACCTATAGGCTTTTCCGGCTACAATCTTTATTAGGCGTGTTCTTCGGTTATATAGCTTACTATATAGTACGTAACAATTTTGCCTTATCTACTCCTTATCTGAAGGAACAACTCAATCTTAGTGCTACAGAAGTAGGATTATTAAGCAGTTCCATGCTTATCGCTTATGGAATTAGTAAGGGGTTAATGAGTAGTATAGCAGACAAAGCTAATCCTAAAAGGTATATGGCGCTTGGTTTGCTTCTGTGCGCTATGGTCAATATTATGATGGGCTTCAGCACCGCATTCTGGATGTTTGCAGTTCTCGTTGTTCTCAATGGATTTTTTCAGGGAATGGGAGTTGGACCTAGCTTTATTACTATTGCAAACTGGTTCCCGCGTAAGGAAAGAGGAACTGTCGGTGCCATATGGAATATTTCGCACAATATAGGTGGAGGCATCGTAGCGCCTATCGTTGGTGTCAGTTTTGCTATGTTAGGCTCCAATCACTGGCAAGCGGCAAACTACCAGGTTCCGGCTGCAATAGCTATTGTTATTGCAATGGTGATACTAACCCTTATTAAAGGATCACCGGTAAGCGAGGGCTTGCCTCCGTTAAGCGAAATCATCAAGGATGAACCCGATTCGAAAATGCAACAAAGGGCTGATTCCAAACCGCCAGTAGACATGAATGCTTGGCAGATTTTTAGGAATTATGTTTTATTTAACAAAAATGCATGGTTCGTTTCCTTGGTAGATGTTTTTGTTTACATGGTTCGTTTCGGCATTATAAGCTGGTTACCCATTTATTTGTTGAATGTAAAACATTTCACTAAAGAAGAGATGAGTGTTGCCTTTTTATTCTTTGAATGGGCAGCCATTCCTTCTACTCTTCTGGCCGGTTATCTATCAGACAAGTTATTCAAAGGGCACCGCATGCCTCCAGCAATCATTGCTATGACATTGATATTCATCTGTATCATTGGTTACTGGCAAAGTACATCTTTACATTGGGTCACTATTTTCGCTGCTATTATTGGATGCTTGATTTACATTCCGCAGTTTCTGGCTTCAGTACAAACTATGGAGGTGGTTCCACCTTTCGCCGTTGGTTCTGCGGTTGGTTTGCGAGGTTTTATGAGTTATATTCTAGGTGCATCTTTAGGTACTACACTCTTTGGTGTAATGGTTGACAAGGTAGGATGGAATGGTGGTTTCTATGTATTACTAGCGGCAACTGTATGTTGCATCATATGCTGCATATTGACCCATCGAGGAGCAAAAGAATTCAACAAAAAACAGGTACTTCAATCCTGA
- the phnD gene encoding phosphate/phosphite/phosphonate ABC transporter substrate-binding protein, with amino-acid sequence MINWLRLFFILLITLLSIGCQHERSSPQIIFSESDTMPVGSQGDKPSPVRIAISSVLSPTDTIMYYRKIANYIGEKLHRPAILIQRKSYNEISMLMMNGGADIAILSTGAYITYRHVEGLEAIAMQERMGVPYYYGYVVVNRKNELSSIHDLRGKNVAFSDPTSYSGYIFVRKKLAELSETPEHFFGRYVFTYNHESSLSAVINGVVDAAAVDSLVFERTKLKNPELIKNLKIIAKTEPIGTGPVVISSNLPDEEKRIIKKSFISMHEQKIIKPAFQGLFIDRFVPFEPQLYEGHL; translated from the coding sequence ATGATAAATTGGTTGAGGCTTTTTTTTATATTGCTTATTACTTTACTTTCGATAGGATGTCAGCATGAGCGTTCAAGCCCTCAAATTATTTTCTCCGAATCTGACACCATGCCTGTTGGTTCACAAGGTGACAAGCCCTCTCCTGTACGGATCGCAATTTCAAGTGTGTTATCACCGACTGATACAATTATGTACTATAGGAAAATAGCTAACTATATCGGAGAGAAGCTTCATAGACCTGCAATTCTAATTCAGCGCAAGAGTTATAATGAAATTAGTATGTTGATGATGAATGGAGGTGCTGATATAGCCATACTTTCAACAGGAGCATATATTACCTACAGACATGTTGAAGGACTTGAAGCAATTGCCATGCAAGAGCGAATGGGAGTTCCATATTATTATGGTTATGTCGTCGTAAACCGCAAAAATGAACTATCCAGTATACATGATTTAAGAGGGAAAAACGTTGCTTTTAGCGATCCAACCAGTTATTCCGGATATATTTTTGTGAGGAAAAAATTAGCTGAATTAAGTGAAACGCCCGAGCATTTCTTTGGTCGTTATGTTTTTACATATAATCATGAAAGCTCCCTAAGCGCTGTGATAAATGGTGTTGTTGACGCTGCAGCTGTTGATAGCTTAGTCTTTGAGCGTACCAAACTTAAAAATCCAGAACTGATTAAGAATTTGAAAATTATTGCAAAAACGGAACCGATTGGTACCGGTCCTGTTGTCATCAGCAGTAATTTACCTGATGAAGAGAAGCGAATTATCAAGAAAAGTTTCATTTCTATGCACGAACAAAAAATAATAAAACCAGCGTTTCAGGGACTGTTCATTGATCGTTTTGTTCCATTTGAACCCCAATTATATGAGGGTCACCTATGA
- a CDS encoding MFS transporter: protein MSQSIERANTRRITGNIFKGSVGNLIEWYDWYVYSAFAVYFSAEFFPKGDSTSQLLNTAAIFAVGFLMRPLGSLLMGRYADRHGRRAALTLSITIMAGGSLIIACTPGYSTIGIMAPIILVLARLLQGLSLGGEYGTSATYLSEMASSGRRGFYSSFQYVTLVAGQLVALGVQIILQQILSEPDMKSWGWRIPFIIGAMGAVAVLWLRRTMDESEQFSKMGSESRESAGTIRTLMKHPKAVLTVVGLTLGGTVAFYTYTTYLQKFMVNTVGLPKEVVSWINFIALLVFVVLQPLAGMLSDRIGRRPLLIGFGILGTLLTVPLFLIMEQTKYPIVAFLLMMVGLIIVTGYTSINAIVKAELFPTEIRALGVGFPYAITVAVFGGTAEFIALWLKSIGLESLFYFYVAGCIAISFITYWRMAKSSKTSHIEAELDDENTLAARNSGSRHS, encoded by the coding sequence ATGTCTCAATCCATCGAACGCGCCAATACAAGGCGCATCACAGGAAACATTTTCAAAGGTTCAGTTGGAAATCTGATTGAATGGTACGACTGGTACGTCTATTCTGCTTTCGCCGTGTATTTCTCAGCAGAGTTCTTTCCCAAGGGAGATTCGACCAGTCAACTGCTCAACACAGCAGCCATCTTTGCCGTAGGCTTCCTAATGCGCCCACTAGGAAGCCTGCTGATGGGTCGTTATGCCGATCGTCATGGTCGTCGCGCCGCACTGACGCTTTCCATCACCATCATGGCCGGTGGTTCTCTAATTATTGCCTGTACCCCAGGTTATAGCACCATTGGTATAATGGCCCCTATTATTCTCGTTCTCGCACGTCTGCTTCAAGGGTTGTCATTAGGTGGAGAATATGGAACTTCGGCTACATACTTGTCCGAGATGGCAAGCAGCGGCCGACGTGGTTTCTACTCGAGCTTCCAGTATGTAACACTCGTTGCTGGACAGCTGGTAGCACTTGGTGTTCAAATCATCCTTCAGCAAATACTCAGCGAACCCGATATGAAGTCTTGGGGCTGGCGTATTCCCTTCATCATCGGAGCAATGGGAGCAGTTGCTGTATTGTGGCTGCGTCGCACGATGGATGAATCGGAGCAATTCTCAAAAATGGGATCTGAAAGCCGTGAGAGTGCTGGAACTATTCGGACTCTGATGAAACATCCTAAGGCAGTATTAACAGTCGTTGGGCTAACGCTCGGTGGAACTGTTGCATTCTATACTTACACGACGTATTTACAGAAATTCATGGTGAATACTGTAGGCCTTCCTAAAGAAGTCGTTAGCTGGATTAACTTTATCGCCCTATTGGTATTCGTCGTACTTCAGCCACTTGCTGGTATGTTATCCGATCGGATTGGACGGCGTCCGCTATTGATTGGTTTCGGCATCCTCGGAACTTTACTGACAGTGCCACTGTTCCTAATCATGGAGCAAACGAAATACCCTATCGTTGCTTTCTTACTTATGATGGTAGGTCTCATTATTGTCACCGGTTATACTTCCATCAATGCAATCGTGAAAGCTGAGCTCTTCCCAACTGAAATCCGTGCCCTTGGCGTGGGATTCCCTTACGCAATTACTGTTGCAGTGTTCGGCGGAACGGCGGAGTTCATCGCATTATGGCTGAAAAGTATTGGGCTCGAGTCGCTCTTCTACTTCTACGTAGCTGGCTGCATTGCCATAAGCTTCATCACTTATTGGCGTATGGCTAAGTCATCGAAAACCTCTCACATCGAAGCTGAGCTAGACGATGAAAACACGCTAGCTGCTCGCAACTCTGGTTCAAGGCACTCTTAA